A DNA window from Maribellus comscasis contains the following coding sequences:
- a CDS encoding FtsX-like permease family protein, translated as MLKRNPLLVYISVPGLAIGLCALLLMSVYLKYEFSFDKHFPTNDRVLRLCNTLHGENETEVLSAALRTAYTQLPEQVPEVKKAVQLYTGWDVNVKTGKGIFKDLQVLYADEEFLDVFGLKLTEGNTSESLSGKKNIVITKSSAEKLFGSTDCVGKTLTLDGSDLFVSGVINDMPKTTHFYFDMLRPMKSNEFIIQQGSLEFSTYYLIKKGTDLKTAENNIARVNDELMNVWKIRGKLSDTKTETNAELLRNIHLHTRVEDDMVPKTNRMQLFIVSSIALFIFLIALINFINMYLFHGEKRIAEIASRKVAGATRSNLAGQFYRENGIIAFFALLMGLWLAVLVQPFFSRMINLPLTANDMFTPLGVAMIVVVLIALVLIAGAYPSLHLSKINLVSGLKGKRQNVSHSGLSKSVVLVQFFITALLISSLIIIKAQIKHMKKVPLGFNAKDVVAIQDFSGHATRNTVSIKNELEKLPFIQGVGISQHRMGGGCSGQSIALLNSPNEKPVDEYRVMPGFCEAMQLRLKEGRFFTDSQSDKRSIVLNEAAAKMLGLKFSPDMRVSYKGQPVKVAGVVKDFYFNGYAGKSIEPLVLSRVDDYGYIIYLRTLGSFTQDNQKQVSGVIKKFDPDYRMSFTSLDDVYAAKFEKDERVFNMVSSGAFLAIILSFVGMMALSILNVTRRIKEIGIRKVVGSSEAGIIGKLLGETFLLVSIASVFAFAVSYLLMIKWLSNFATKVNIHMSYFLISGLFAFVIAFFAVGWQSWRAATRNPVEALRYE; from the coding sequence ATGTTGAAACGGAATCCACTACTGGTTTATATCAGTGTTCCCGGACTGGCAATTGGCCTGTGTGCTTTACTACTTATGTCGGTTTACCTGAAATACGAATTCAGTTTCGACAAACATTTTCCCACAAACGACCGCGTGTTGCGCCTTTGTAACACATTGCACGGGGAAAACGAAACGGAAGTGTTGTCTGCTGCACTTCGAACGGCATACACGCAGTTGCCCGAACAAGTTCCCGAGGTGAAAAAGGCGGTTCAATTGTACACGGGTTGGGATGTAAATGTGAAAACAGGCAAAGGCATCTTCAAAGATTTACAGGTACTGTACGCCGATGAGGAATTTCTCGACGTTTTCGGACTAAAATTGACGGAAGGGAATACTTCGGAATCGCTTTCAGGAAAAAAGAATATTGTGATTACAAAGTCAAGCGCAGAGAAACTTTTCGGAAGCACAGATTGTGTAGGAAAAACATTGACACTGGACGGTTCAGACCTTTTTGTATCAGGCGTAATCAATGATATGCCAAAGACCACCCATTTTTATTTCGATATGTTGCGACCCATGAAATCAAACGAATTTATTATACAACAGGGCAGTCTCGAGTTTAGTACCTATTACCTGATAAAAAAAGGCACAGACTTAAAAACAGCAGAAAACAACATTGCAAGGGTAAACGATGAACTGATGAATGTATGGAAAATCAGGGGAAAATTAAGCGACACGAAGACTGAAACCAACGCCGAACTTTTGCGTAATATTCACCTGCACACCAGGGTTGAAGACGATATGGTGCCAAAGACCAACCGAATGCAACTGTTTATTGTGAGCAGCATTGCCCTTTTCATCTTTCTGATAGCTCTTATCAATTTTATTAACATGTATTTATTTCATGGCGAAAAACGGATTGCGGAAATAGCCTCGCGGAAAGTTGCAGGTGCTACCCGCAGTAATCTTGCCGGCCAGTTTTATCGGGAAAACGGTATCATTGCTTTTTTTGCATTACTTATGGGCTTATGGCTTGCCGTTCTGGTACAACCATTTTTCTCCCGAATGATAAATTTGCCTTTAACTGCGAATGACATGTTCACTCCACTGGGCGTTGCGATGATTGTGGTAGTATTAATCGCGCTTGTTTTAATAGCTGGTGCTTATCCCAGCCTTCATCTGTCAAAAATAAACCTCGTTTCAGGACTAAAAGGAAAGCGCCAGAACGTTTCACACAGTGGGCTTTCCAAATCAGTAGTATTAGTGCAATTTTTCATAACTGCATTACTTATTTCTTCGCTTATCATTATAAAAGCCCAGATAAAACACATGAAAAAAGTGCCTCTCGGGTTTAATGCGAAAGATGTGGTAGCCATTCAGGATTTTTCGGGACACGCTACCCGAAATACAGTTTCTATTAAAAATGAACTGGAAAAACTACCTTTCATTCAAGGTGTTGGTATTTCGCAACATCGTATGGGCGGTGGCTGTAGCGGACAATCTATTGCTTTGCTTAACAGCCCGAATGAAAAACCTGTAGACGAGTACAGGGTAATGCCCGGATTTTGCGAAGCGATGCAACTGCGACTAAAAGAAGGCCGCTTTTTTACAGACAGCCAAAGTGACAAGAGAAGTATTGTATTAAATGAAGCAGCGGCAAAAATGCTGGGTCTGAAGTTTAGTCCCGATATGCGGGTCTCCTACAAAGGACAGCCTGTAAAGGTAGCCGGTGTTGTTAAAGACTTTTATTTTAACGGATATGCCGGGAAGTCTATTGAACCGCTTGTACTATCCCGGGTTGATGACTACGGTTACATTATATACCTGCGTACTCTCGGAAGCTTTACGCAGGACAATCAAAAGCAAGTGTCAGGTGTTATTAAAAAATTCGACCCGGATTACAGGATGTCTTTTACGTCGCTTGACGATGTATATGCCGCTAAGTTTGAAAAAGATGAACGCGTATTTAATATGGTTTCATCCGGTGCTTTTCTGGCTATTATTTTAAGTTTTGTGGGAATGATGGCCCTTTCAATACTAAATGTAACACGACGCATCAAAGAAATCGGTATTCGTAAAGTAGTTGGTAGCAGCGAAGCAGGCATCATAGGTAAATTGTTAGGCGAAACGTTTCTTTTGGTGAGTATTGCCTCGGTATTTGCATTTGCTGTATCGTACCTGTTAATGATAAAATGGTTAAGCAACTTTGCGACAAAAGTTAATATACATATGAGCTATTTTTTGATCAGCGGACTTTTTGCCTTTGTTATTGCCTTTTTTGCTGTGGGTTGGCAAAGCTGGCGGGCAGCTACGAGGAATCCGGTTGAAGCCCTGAGGTACGAATAG
- a CDS encoding ABC transporter permease produces MFRNYFLLTWRNIIRNKSFSVIKILGLAIAIAAFILIYQHLRYELSYDRFQSEANNIYRVTVEKEVENGVSYKDAYTFPALGIAARDEIPGVKNFFRLSPWANSYTVVYKDEKKNEPVSIKTDKAVFADAPFAKYFSLNFIVGGSDSLLAQPNNIYISNSVAEKYFGVEWNKKINPTGETLLVYTSNHDAAIPFKVCGIYQDMPSNSHLQYKMIMSHSSLTSYLPKEIPDHVKSTIFDTNWGNYSWYTYLVLDPTADPKTTETQLNQMVARHKNTNNLNESFFLQPVKDIHLKSQLANEASPNGSITNVYVMAGIGLLILILALVNYVNLSIAGFMERTEEIGIRQVIGSKKRQIVAQLFIEAFVFNLMAIIIGWIISKISAPAMSHITGIRFTPGLYNYAGGYLIFILFGLLLFGSVLASLYPSLMVASAKSIEKLKGHTAMTLRLRMNKYLLVFQFTVSIVLIIGTLINYKQINFMRNQDLGIDTDRIVVLEGPNAINQQINFEQTVQRLRNEVASYPSINQVSACSTVPGKVNVLSRPLFQLSRENEGAKEIREIMVDQQYFPMLDIKFTAGHNFPEAAGNKRQMVILNESAVRMLGFNSPEDAISQKVGYHWAGGIAECEVIGVVGDFHQQSLKFSKEPIGFYNELSSGDYMVKISSGLNPSQNISGSLDLLESKWQELFPDNPFNYYFLDNFFEQQYSSDKRFGSIFTLFSALGIFISCIGLFCLSVQSVAKRNKEIGIRKVNGAKISEILSMLNKDFVKWVLIACGFAIPVAWYAMNKWLENFAYKTSLSWWIFASAGLLALGIAMLTVSWQSWRAATRNPVETLRYE; encoded by the coding sequence ATGTTTAGAAATTACTTCTTGCTGACATGGCGAAACATAATTCGAAATAAATCCTTTTCGGTAATTAAAATCCTGGGGCTGGCTATTGCAATTGCTGCTTTTATACTAATATATCAGCACCTGAGATATGAACTTAGCTACGATCGTTTTCAAAGCGAAGCCAACAATATTTACAGGGTGACAGTGGAAAAGGAAGTGGAAAACGGAGTGTCATATAAAGACGCATACACTTTCCCGGCTCTGGGCATTGCGGCTAGAGATGAAATTCCGGGGGTGAAAAACTTTTTCAGACTGTCTCCCTGGGCAAATTCCTACACAGTCGTTTATAAAGATGAAAAAAAGAATGAACCTGTTTCGATAAAAACAGATAAAGCCGTCTTTGCTGATGCACCGTTCGCCAAGTATTTCTCACTCAATTTTATTGTGGGAGGTAGCGATTCATTGCTTGCCCAACCAAACAACATTTATATTTCCAACAGTGTTGCTGAAAAGTATTTTGGTGTAGAATGGAATAAAAAAATCAATCCGACAGGCGAAACTCTCCTGGTTTACACTTCCAACCACGATGCTGCCATACCTTTTAAAGTGTGTGGGATTTATCAGGATATGCCTTCCAACTCCCATCTTCAATATAAGATGATAATGTCGCACAGTTCGCTTACCAGCTACTTGCCGAAAGAAATTCCGGATCACGTCAAATCTACAATATTTGATACCAATTGGGGAAATTATTCCTGGTACACTTACCTGGTTCTTGACCCGACAGCCGATCCGAAAACAACTGAAACACAGTTAAACCAAATGGTGGCCCGACATAAAAATACCAACAACCTGAACGAATCATTTTTCCTCCAGCCGGTTAAAGATATTCATCTAAAATCTCAACTTGCAAACGAAGCTTCCCCTAATGGTTCCATCACAAATGTGTATGTCATGGCGGGAATCGGGTTATTAATCCTGATTCTTGCCCTGGTGAATTATGTAAATTTATCGATTGCCGGATTTATGGAAAGAACGGAAGAAATTGGTATTCGGCAGGTTATAGGTTCAAAAAAACGCCAAATTGTTGCACAGCTTTTTATCGAAGCCTTCGTTTTTAATTTGATGGCAATAATTATCGGATGGATTATAAGCAAAATTTCAGCCCCTGCCATGTCTCATATTACCGGTATTCGTTTTACTCCCGGGTTATATAATTATGCTGGAGGATATTTGATTTTCATTTTGTTTGGGCTGCTCCTTTTTGGCTCCGTTCTGGCTTCACTTTACCCCTCTTTAATGGTTGCTTCTGCAAAAAGCATAGAAAAGTTAAAAGGCCATACGGCAATGACACTTAGACTCAGAATGAATAAATATTTGCTGGTCTTTCAATTTACGGTTTCCATTGTCCTGATTATTGGTACCCTGATAAACTACAAACAAATTAACTTTATGAGAAACCAGGATTTGGGAATCGACACTGACAGAATCGTTGTGTTGGAAGGGCCCAATGCGATAAACCAGCAAATTAATTTTGAGCAGACAGTCCAAAGACTACGAAACGAAGTTGCCTCCTATCCGTCAATAAACCAGGTTAGCGCATGTAGTACCGTCCCGGGAAAAGTGAATGTTCTTTCAAGACCTTTATTTCAGTTGTCCAGGGAAAATGAGGGCGCTAAAGAAATCAGAGAAATAATGGTTGATCAGCAATACTTTCCCATGTTGGATATTAAATTTACTGCCGGCCATAATTTCCCGGAGGCAGCCGGAAATAAGCGGCAAATGGTAATATTGAACGAATCTGCGGTTAGGATGCTTGGTTTTAACTCTCCCGAAGATGCAATATCTCAAAAGGTAGGCTATCATTGGGCAGGCGGTATTGCCGAATGCGAAGTCATCGGTGTAGTGGGAGATTTTCACCAACAGTCATTAAAATTCAGTAAAGAACCTATCGGTTTCTACAACGAACTTAGCAGCGGCGATTATATGGTTAAAATCAGTTCAGGGCTAAATCCGTCACAGAATATTTCAGGTTCACTGGATTTGTTGGAAAGTAAATGGCAAGAACTGTTTCCTGACAATCCATTTAACTACTATTTCCTTGATAACTTTTTTGAACAACAATACAGTTCAGACAAAAGATTTGGAAGCATTTTCACCCTGTTTTCTGCTTTGGGAATTTTTATTTCCTGCATAGGACTGTTTTGTCTGTCGGTTCAGTCGGTTGCCAAACGAAACAAGGAAATCGGCATCCGAAAAGTAAACGGCGCCAAAATTTCAGAAATATTATCCATGCTTAACAAAGACTTTGTAAAATGGGTGTTGATAGCCTGTGGTTTTGCCATTCCTGTGGCATGGTATGCCATGAACAAGTGGCTCGAAAACTTTGCATACAAAACCAGCTTAAGCTGGTGGATATTTGCTTCAGCCGGGTTGCTGGCATTGGGAATTGCAATGCTGACTGTGAGCTGGCAAAGCTGGAGGGCAGCGACAAGAAACCCGGTTGAGACATTGAGATATGAATAA
- a CDS encoding ABC transporter permease → MIRNYFKIAWRNLRKNKVFSFINIFGLAIGMVACIIILQYVSFETSYDDFRKPTLYRIADYSYINGTENSKRAQTAPALAPVIKREIPEVIDAARVVHTAPLMSDPVMQSGEYSFHEEKIYFADPSFLSVFSYQMTSGTIEQSLNEPNTVVISESMKQKYFSGKEALDKSLIFHEGERGSVVLNVTGVFKDIPENSHLHTDFLVSFSSLPWNLDENWDWGNFYNYVEILPGTDPSIVKNKINAVQEKYRGEIFAEWRKGGYTRELYLQPIQDIHLDSHLEAEAESNGSRRIVEILSVVALFVLAIAWINYINLTTAKSVERAKEIGVRKISGSNRKQLSAQFLTESFLTNSIATLLAFIIIRFLEPSLHKLTNINFNPELNTEITITLIALFLAGVVLSGLYPTFVLSSFNPLQVLKKNLNGSGNGNQLRKGLVVFQFAASIILIVVTLTFKKQLNFMLNKNLGINLEKALIVKGPGIKDSTYQDHLSYFKHEVTQIPSVKEVAVSSSIPGRELSWGRSFYQPDSPENRHGVNIVAVDEDFFDLYETSFVAGRNFSKENTSDRGALIFNETAIHLLGFQKAGDAIQKNIIWEESENDLHSKEIIGVIKDFNQESLQKEVGPIVFALKQYLNAPWAGEYYSLKVNTEDYPKAMAQIKEKWNQAFPNSPFEYFFLDEFYNRQYQAESQFNLLFSVFSALAIFIASMGLFGLSYFTTTQKIKEIGIRKVNGARVSEILTMLNNNFLKWMAIAFVVSVPPAYYTMHKWLESFAYRTNLSWWIFALAGILALGIALLTVSWQSWRAATRNPVEALRYE, encoded by the coding sequence ATGATTAGAAATTATTTCAAAATAGCATGGCGAAATTTAAGGAAAAATAAAGTTTTCTCTTTCATCAATATATTCGGGTTAGCTATTGGGATGGTTGCCTGTATAATTATTCTTCAATATGTTAGCTTCGAAACAAGCTACGATGATTTTCGAAAGCCAACACTTTACCGTATTGCAGACTACAGTTATATAAACGGGACAGAGAATAGTAAACGTGCACAAACCGCACCTGCACTGGCTCCGGTAATAAAAAGAGAAATTCCTGAAGTTATAGATGCTGCTCGTGTGGTACATACTGCTCCTTTGATGTCGGATCCGGTTATGCAGTCCGGGGAATATAGTTTTCATGAAGAAAAGATTTACTTTGCCGACCCATCTTTTCTTTCTGTATTTTCATATCAGATGACAAGTGGAACCATAGAACAGTCACTGAATGAACCAAATACAGTAGTGATATCTGAATCCATGAAACAAAAGTATTTCTCAGGGAAAGAGGCGCTTGATAAATCTCTGATTTTTCATGAAGGGGAACGCGGTAGTGTTGTTTTAAATGTAACGGGGGTTTTTAAAGATATCCCTGAAAACTCACATTTACATACCGATTTTTTGGTCTCTTTTAGCTCGTTGCCATGGAACCTGGATGAAAATTGGGACTGGGGCAATTTTTACAATTATGTAGAAATTTTACCAGGAACAGACCCATCAATCGTAAAAAACAAAATTAATGCAGTACAGGAAAAATACAGGGGTGAAATTTTTGCAGAATGGAGAAAAGGAGGTTATACCAGGGAACTTTATCTTCAGCCAATACAGGATATTCATCTCGATTCGCATTTGGAGGCTGAGGCTGAATCCAACGGAAGCCGCCGCATTGTAGAAATTTTGTCTGTTGTAGCACTATTTGTTTTGGCGATAGCATGGATTAATTACATTAATTTAACCACTGCAAAGTCAGTTGAGAGAGCGAAAGAAATTGGTGTTCGGAAGATCTCGGGTTCAAACCGGAAACAATTGTCTGCTCAATTTTTAACCGAATCTTTTCTTACTAATTCTATCGCCACATTGCTGGCTTTTATAATAATCCGGTTCCTGGAGCCTTCTTTACATAAATTAACCAATATAAATTTTAATCCTGAACTTAACACAGAAATAACCATTACCCTAATTGCTCTGTTTTTGGCCGGAGTTGTTTTATCAGGCCTCTACCCCACTTTCGTGCTTTCTTCATTTAACCCCTTGCAGGTTCTTAAGAAGAATCTCAACGGTTCAGGAAACGGCAATCAATTAAGAAAAGGGCTTGTGGTATTTCAATTTGCCGCCTCAATTATTCTTATCGTGGTAACCCTTACTTTTAAAAAGCAGTTAAATTTTATGCTTAACAAAAATCTGGGAATAAATCTGGAGAAGGCGCTTATTGTAAAAGGCCCGGGAATTAAAGATTCAACTTATCAGGATCATTTATCGTATTTTAAACACGAAGTTACTCAAATTCCTTCGGTCAAAGAAGTAGCTGTATCATCGAGTATTCCAGGCAGGGAACTAAGTTGGGGAAGATCTTTTTACCAGCCCGATAGTCCAGAAAACCGGCACGGGGTAAACATTGTAGCTGTGGATGAAGATTTTTTTGATTTGTATGAAACTTCTTTTGTGGCAGGACGTAATTTTTCAAAGGAAAATACATCGGACCGCGGAGCACTGATTTTTAATGAAACTGCCATACATCTCCTTGGATTTCAAAAAGCAGGAGATGCTATCCAAAAAAATATCATATGGGAAGAATCGGAAAATGATTTACATTCAAAAGAAATCATTGGGGTGATTAAGGATTTCAACCAGGAATCGTTACAAAAAGAGGTCGGTCCAATTGTATTTGCTTTAAAACAATATTTAAACGCTCCCTGGGCGGGAGAATATTATTCGCTAAAAGTGAATACCGAAGACTATCCCAAAGCAATGGCACAGATAAAAGAAAAATGGAATCAGGCCTTCCCAAACAGCCCTTTTGAGTATTTTTTTCTCGATGAGTTTTATAACCGGCAATATCAGGCAGAATCGCAATTCAACCTTCTTTTCAGTGTATTTTCTGCGCTTGCAATATTTATTGCCAGTATGGGCTTGTTTGGCCTTTCGTATTTTACAACAACACAAAAAATTAAAGAAATCGGAATTCGAAAAGTGAATGGCGCCCGAGTTTCGGAAATACTTACAATGCTCAATAATAACTTTTTAAAATGGATGGCCATTGCTTTTGTTGTTTCCGTGCCCCCGGCATATTATACAATGCACAAATGGCTGGAAAGTTTTGCCTACAGAACAAATTTAAGTTGGTGGATATTTGCTTTGGCAGGAATTCTGGCCCTGGGAATTGCGCTATTAACAGTTAGTTGGCAAAGTTGGAGAGCAGCTACGAGGAATCCGGTTGAAGCATTGAGGTATGAATAA